Proteins found in one Brevibacillus brevis genomic segment:
- a CDS encoding D-serine ammonia-lyase, translating into MGNNEKVEGLTIEEWKMKYPLLHNMMETEEVFWTNPCYDEIAKATLSVSPEEVQDAEERLRRFGSFIQVAFPETKESGGLIESPLVPIKEMQKYLESRFALNIQGNLWLKCDSHLPIAGSIKARGGIYEVLAHAEELAQKHQMLQPDNDYAILASEAFRELFSRYSIAVGSTGNLGLSIGIISAKLGFQVTVHMSADAKVWKKELLRAKGVHVVEYASDYGKAVEEGRKQAEADPNCYFIDDENSKRLFLGYAVAAGRLKKQVEEQQITVDSDHPLFVYLPCGVGGGPGGVAYGLKLIYGDNVHCFFAEPTHSPCMLLGLMTGLHDKVSVQDFGIDNKTEADGLAVGRPSRFVGKMMEDLLSGVFTVDDEELYALLRALRDHESIRLEPSALAGMPGPVRLFQETGRHYLAKQGLMEKMKKATHIVWATGGSMVPGNIQEEYYAKALGENGKR; encoded by the coding sequence ATGGGAAACAATGAAAAGGTAGAAGGGCTAACAATAGAGGAGTGGAAAATGAAATATCCGCTTCTCCATAACATGATGGAGACAGAAGAAGTTTTCTGGACGAACCCATGCTATGATGAGATCGCAAAAGCAACACTCTCCGTTTCGCCAGAGGAAGTCCAGGATGCAGAAGAACGCTTGCGGCGTTTTGGCTCGTTCATTCAAGTGGCTTTTCCCGAGACGAAAGAATCTGGCGGACTAATCGAGTCTCCACTTGTACCGATTAAAGAGATGCAAAAGTACCTGGAGTCTCGTTTTGCATTGAATATACAGGGGAATCTCTGGTTAAAATGCGACAGCCATTTGCCTATTGCAGGGTCGATCAAAGCGCGTGGCGGTATCTACGAGGTGCTGGCACATGCAGAAGAATTGGCTCAAAAGCACCAGATGCTGCAACCGGACAATGATTATGCTATTTTGGCCTCGGAAGCGTTCCGCGAACTATTTTCCCGTTATTCCATTGCAGTAGGCTCGACAGGAAATCTCGGTTTGAGCATCGGGATCATCAGCGCAAAGCTCGGTTTTCAAGTCACCGTACACATGTCAGCAGACGCTAAAGTATGGAAAAAGGAATTGCTGCGGGCAAAAGGGGTCCATGTAGTTGAATACGCATCGGATTATGGGAAAGCGGTGGAAGAGGGCAGAAAGCAGGCGGAGGCCGATCCGAATTGTTATTTCATCGATGATGAGAACTCCAAGCGTCTATTCCTCGGCTATGCGGTAGCAGCCGGACGATTAAAGAAACAGGTAGAGGAGCAGCAGATTACAGTTGATAGCGATCACCCGCTGTTTGTCTACCTGCCGTGTGGGGTAGGGGGAGGTCCTGGCGGTGTGGCGTACGGATTGAAGCTTATCTACGGAGACAATGTTCATTGCTTTTTTGCGGAACCTACTCATTCTCCCTGCATGCTACTAGGTTTAATGACAGGACTGCATGACAAAGTTTCCGTTCAAGACTTTGGAATCGATAACAAGACAGAGGCGGATGGTCTGGCTGTTGGGCGTCCTTCTCGATTTGTAGGAAAAATGATGGAGGACTTGCTGAGTGGCGTGTTTACAGTGGACGACGAAGAGCTATATGCTTTGTTGCGTGCCTTGCGCGATCACGAGTCCATTCGATTGGAGCCGTCCGCATTGGCTGGAATGCCAGGACCTGTTCGATTGTTTCAGGAGACAGGACGTCATTATTTGGCAAAGCAAGGTCTAATGGAAAAAATGAAAAAAGCGACCCACATCGTATGGGCGACGGGTGGGAGTATGGTGCCTGGTAATATTCAAGAAGAATATTATGCGAAAGCTCTGGGTGAGAATGGAAAAAGATAA
- a CDS encoding rhodanese-related sulfurtransferase translates to MQVQKPYRILLYYKYTPIENYEEYAAEHLQFCKDNGLKGRIIVAPEGINGTVSGTIEQTDAYMEYVRKDPRFSDMWFKIDESEEHAFKKMFVRPKKELVTWRLEEDVDPNKLVGTYLKPKEWYEMMQEEDVVILDGRNYYEYDLGHFRGAIRPEVDSSREFPEWIRENMSQFKDKKVLTYCTGGIRCEKLTGILLQQGFENVYHLEGGIVTYGKDPEVQGRLWDGKCYVFDERISVPINHTEEDVVIGRCHYCGTVEDRYVNCANPFCNKQHFCCTECETKFKRSCSDECREHPRNRYVEAEENAKLQATGSNA, encoded by the coding sequence TTGCAAGTACAAAAACCATATCGCATTTTGTTGTATTACAAGTATACTCCTATTGAAAATTATGAGGAGTACGCAGCCGAGCACCTGCAATTTTGCAAGGATAACGGGCTGAAAGGGCGGATTATCGTAGCTCCGGAAGGCATTAATGGAACCGTATCCGGGACGATCGAGCAAACCGACGCCTACATGGAATATGTGCGAAAAGATCCACGTTTTAGTGATATGTGGTTTAAAATAGATGAATCGGAAGAACATGCGTTCAAAAAAATGTTTGTGCGACCGAAAAAAGAGCTTGTAACCTGGCGTTTGGAAGAGGATGTTGATCCGAATAAATTAGTCGGCACCTATCTGAAACCAAAAGAATGGTATGAAATGATGCAGGAAGAGGACGTCGTGATCCTTGACGGTCGCAACTACTACGAATACGATTTGGGACATTTCCGTGGTGCGATTCGCCCAGAAGTGGATTCATCCCGTGAGTTCCCTGAGTGGATTCGTGAAAACATGAGCCAATTCAAGGATAAAAAAGTCCTCACCTACTGCACAGGCGGTATTCGTTGCGAAAAGTTGACAGGTATATTGCTGCAACAAGGTTTTGAAAATGTTTACCACCTTGAGGGCGGAATTGTCACATATGGAAAAGATCCAGAGGTCCAAGGACGCCTGTGGGATGGAAAATGCTACGTGTTTGACGAGCGCATCTCTGTACCGATCAACCATACAGAAGAAGACGTCGTCATTGGCCGTTGCCATTACTGCGGGACTGTGGAAGACCGCTATGTAAACTGCGCCAACCCATTCTGTAACAAACAGCACTTCTGCTGCACAGAATGCGAGACAAAATTCAAGCGTTCTTGCTCCGATGAATGCCGTGAGCACCCTCGCAACCGTTATGTAGAAGCGGAAGAAAATGCGAAGCTGCAAGCCACTGGATCAAACGCATAG
- a CDS encoding amidase family protein yields MSEIHETSILEWQAAMTAGTTTSRELTLAFLQRIATYNKQDIRINAICELNPDALAIAESLDRERAVSGSRGPLHGIPVLIKDNIATSDKMHTTAGALALADSFASADAFVVTKLREAGAVILGKTNLTEWANFVSYNMPDGYSSRGGQVLNPYGPGVLDVGGSSSGSAAAIAAGFAVVAVGTETSGSILHPAEHNSLVGIKPTVGLISRSGIIPISHSQDTAGPMARTVTDAAILLGALTGIDVNDPVTGKSEGLSHPDYLPFLDADGLRGARIGVVRSSFLAECEEEEMALYEAAIEKLKEAGATVIDSVTIPTENANWDIHVLVHEFKVGVNAYLKTLPASYPIRSLQDVITFNRAHEEQALLYGQELLEESEQTSGTLTEPEYLANRLFDLEMSQKQGLDAVMKEHKLDALLYPGSTGYAIPAKAGYPSITVPAGYTSAGKPFGIMLTGLAFQEPTLLRLAYAYEQATRLRVAPSMTTV; encoded by the coding sequence ATGTCAGAGATTCATGAAACGAGCATACTCGAATGGCAAGCTGCAATGACAGCTGGAACCACGACTTCCCGGGAACTTACCCTCGCCTTTTTACAGCGGATTGCCACCTACAACAAACAAGACATCCGAATCAATGCCATTTGTGAGCTAAATCCAGATGCACTGGCGATCGCAGAGTCACTGGATCGGGAACGAGCGGTGTCAGGCAGTCGCGGACCGCTTCATGGAATCCCTGTACTGATCAAGGATAACATTGCGACCTCTGACAAGATGCACACGACAGCTGGAGCCCTAGCTTTGGCTGATTCGTTTGCCTCAGCGGATGCATTTGTTGTGACAAAGCTCCGAGAGGCGGGCGCCGTTATTTTAGGAAAAACAAATCTAACGGAATGGGCTAACTTTGTCTCCTATAATATGCCCGATGGCTACAGCTCTCGCGGTGGACAAGTGTTGAACCCATACGGCCCTGGCGTACTCGATGTAGGCGGGTCTAGCTCCGGTTCAGCTGCTGCGATTGCCGCAGGTTTTGCCGTTGTGGCAGTCGGCACAGAGACTTCCGGGTCGATTCTCCACCCAGCCGAGCACAATTCTCTTGTGGGAATCAAGCCTACTGTTGGCTTAATTAGCCGTTCGGGTATCATCCCGATTTCACATAGCCAAGACACAGCCGGACCCATGGCGAGAACCGTGACAGATGCAGCTATTTTGCTTGGCGCGCTTACTGGTATCGATGTAAATGATCCGGTAACTGGAAAAAGCGAAGGTCTAAGTCATCCCGATTACCTCCCCTTCCTCGATGCAGATGGATTGCGGGGGGCGCGCATCGGCGTTGTACGCTCCAGTTTTTTGGCTGAGTGTGAAGAAGAAGAAATGGCCTTGTACGAAGCAGCTATAGAAAAGCTCAAAGAGGCTGGTGCAACTGTCATAGATTCGGTTACCATTCCTACAGAAAATGCCAACTGGGACATCCATGTTCTCGTACATGAATTCAAGGTTGGGGTAAATGCATACTTAAAAACCTTACCCGCCTCCTACCCGATTCGCTCCTTACAGGATGTCATCACTTTTAATCGGGCACATGAGGAACAAGCACTGCTATATGGGCAAGAGCTGCTGGAAGAATCCGAGCAAACAAGTGGTACGTTGACAGAGCCTGAATATCTCGCTAATCGCCTGTTCGATTTGGAAATGTCACAGAAACAAGGCCTTGATGCAGTCATGAAAGAGCACAAACTCGATGCCCTTTTGTACCCGGGCAGTACTGGTTATGCTATCCCGGCCAAAGCTGGTTACCCTTCGATTACGGTTCCGGCTGGCTATACTTCCGCTGGCAAACCATTTGGCATCATGCTGACTGGCTTGGCATTCCAGGAACCTACTCTTCTTCGCCTGGCCTACGCTTATGAGCAAGCAACTCGACTGCGTGTAGCGCCGAGTATGACTACCGTGTAA
- a CDS encoding class I SAM-dependent methyltransferase, protein MKQNLYDQPDFYQDYQKLRLSGQSENDIIEQPAFRGCLPSLKGLRVLDLGCGGGQFARYCVEQGAREVIGVDLSHNMLEYAQTNNSHRNIRYLHGSLEDIALADHDYDLITSSLVMDYVRDYEHVINKVSRALRNGGHFVYSTLHPHITARKKVEGWVRDEEGQKHFWPLDNYLEDGEREMYMMNGRKALFYHRSMSTAVNTLIRAGLTLQEIIEPTCTSEGLRLQPHQISEVRRPTFIIFKTQKTLK, encoded by the coding sequence ATGAAACAAAATCTGTACGATCAACCGGATTTTTATCAGGACTATCAAAAACTGCGTCTGTCCGGTCAATCGGAGAATGACATTATCGAACAGCCTGCCTTTCGCGGATGCCTCCCCTCCCTAAAAGGATTGCGTGTACTCGACCTCGGGTGTGGTGGCGGACAGTTTGCCAGGTACTGTGTGGAGCAAGGAGCACGTGAAGTGATTGGTGTTGATCTCTCCCACAATATGCTGGAGTATGCGCAAACGAATAACAGTCATAGAAACATTCGATATCTGCATGGGTCCCTGGAGGACATTGCGCTTGCTGATCATGACTACGATCTAATAACGAGCTCTCTCGTCATGGACTACGTTCGTGACTATGAGCACGTGATCAACAAAGTAAGCCGCGCCTTGCGCAACGGAGGACATTTCGTTTACTCTACCCTCCATCCGCATATTACCGCTCGCAAAAAGGTCGAGGGCTGGGTACGCGACGAAGAAGGACAGAAGCATTTCTGGCCCTTGGACAACTACCTGGAAGATGGAGAACGTGAAATGTACATGATGAACGGCAGAAAGGCCCTTTTTTACCACCGCTCCATGTCCACTGCCGTCAATACGTTAATCCGAGCCGGACTTACCCTGCAAGAGATCATCGAGCCAACCTGCACGTCAGAAGGACTCCGCTTGCAACCGCATCAGATTTCAGAAGTAAGAAGACCAACGTTTATTATTTTCAAGACCCAGAAGACTTTGAAATGA
- a CDS encoding NUDIX hydrolase: MYRYTICFLKHRNGILMLNRNKSPLMGLWNGVGGKLEHGETPLDSVLREVREETGILLETACYKGIVSWLVDGVETGGMYAFLAHLPEDYERSQTPQVVEEGILDWKELAWILDPDNAGVPENLPIFLPYMLEDAEPCRHIFTYEKNLVVNYETAPLQKPVTT, from the coding sequence ATGTATCGCTATACCATATGCTTTCTCAAACATAGAAATGGAATACTCATGCTGAATCGCAACAAATCACCGTTAATGGGGCTTTGGAATGGCGTAGGCGGTAAGCTGGAGCACGGAGAGACTCCACTGGACAGTGTCCTTCGCGAGGTTCGGGAAGAGACGGGCATTTTACTAGAAACCGCTTGCTACAAAGGAATTGTCTCTTGGCTGGTCGATGGAGTTGAAACAGGCGGTATGTATGCATTTCTCGCTCATCTTCCGGAAGACTACGAGCGCTCTCAAACTCCACAGGTAGTGGAAGAAGGCATCCTTGACTGGAAAGAGCTAGCGTGGATCTTGGACCCTGACAATGCTGGCGTCCCAGAAAACCTTCCCATATTTTTACCATACATGTTGGAAGATGCTGAACCTTGTCGGCATATCTTTACGTACGAAAAGAACCTGGTTGTCAACTACGAAACAGCTCCATTGCAAAAGCCAGTAACAACTTGA